The uncultured Eubacteriales bacterium region TGCACCAGACAGGCGAGGGACGGGGTGAGGTAGTCCCCTTGTACGGTCGTGCAAATGATATAGCCGAGCTCCTCGGGCTTTACCCCCGCCCGCTCCAGGGCCATGTGCGCCGCCGCGGCCGAGAGGTCGGTCAGGCTCTCCCCCCGGCTGATATGGCGGCTGCCAATGCCGGTGCGGGTACGGATCCACCCGTCGCTGGTGTCCATGATCTTGGCCAAATCGTCATTGCTGACCGAGAGGGCCGGGGCGCTGTGGCCCAGCCCTAATATGCGAAGGCTCATAGCTCCTCCCGCTCCATGTCGAAGCTCTCCTTGAAAAATTCGTTGAGCCGGTCTACACCCTTGTAGATAATCTCCCTTTCCCTATCGTCCAGGCCGGAGAATACGGCGCGCACCATCTTCCTGTGGAAATACTTATGGATGCGATAGACCCGCACCCCCTCCTTGGTCAAGGTAAGGCGGACACTGCGCCGATCCTCCTGATTTTTCTCCTTGATGATCATGCCCCGGTCTACCAGCTTGTTGACAGCCACCGTCACTGAAGCCATGGTGATGCCCAGGCTGGCCGCTACCCCGCTCACGGTAGCCTCCTCGGCCCGGCCCAATGCATCGATCAGATGGACCTCGCTGATGCTAGCGTCGATACCGCTCCTGCGCAGAGTCTCCTCCTCCACCTTGTTGATGTTGTTGTAGGTGTCAGTGAGCAGGAGATTCAGTTTTTCTTCAAATGCGTCGAGCAAGGAAATCCCGCCTTCTCCCAAAATAATTAGTTTGACTATCTAAATAATTGAGCATATAATAATACTTGCAGATTTATTTGTCAATCCCTTTTTCTCTATGTTCCCGGGGCAAGCGGCCGCCCAGCCGCTCTCCCACAAGGACCGCGGCGGTTATTTTGATGGCGTCACCGGGTAAAAACAGCACCATGCCGCCCCATAAGATCTGCCCCAAACTCATAGCCCTGCCCAGATAGAGGTTGATTACCAGTCCCATATAGGGCAGGCCCACCAGATAGAGCACCCCCAGCCCCGCCAAGCAGGCCAGGGTCAGGCGTATCTTTTTCTTGCTTTTTTCGGCAATCTTTCCAACGATAAAAGCCGAGGGAATCAGCCCCAGCAGAAAACCGAAGGTAGGGTGAAGGATGTACTGCGGTCCGCCTCCCGCCGTGAAAATGGGCAGTCCGACCAATCCCAGCGCCACATAGGCGGCCTGGGAGAGCGCCCCCAGCCTTCCCCCCAGCAGGATGCCCGCCAAGGCTGTAGCCAGAAATTGGAGGGAGAAGGAGGAGATGGGCGTGGGAATCTTTACAAAGGCCCCCGCCGCCGTCAGGGCGGCAAAGAGGGCGGTAAGGGTCAGGTCTCTTGCTCTCATGGGTCACTCACCTCTCAAAAATATGCAATAGAATACTCCGCCAAAAGCGCTTTGACAAGCCTTTTCTTCCGAAAGGAGGTATTCCCCATTCTGAACCACGAAGCCCTCCGCGCTGCCATGGACGCTCTCTCCTGGGGCGGCGAGCTCCACCTGCTCAGCAACGTGGACTCCACCAATAATCGCGCCAAACTTCTGGCCCGGCAGGGTGCGCCCCACGGCACGGCGGTCCTGGCCGAGGAGCAGACCGCAGGGCGAGGCCGCCTGGGGCGCAGTTTCACCTCCCCGAAGGGATTGGGATTGTACGCCACCTTTCTCCTGCGGCCAGTCCAGCCGCTGGGACAGCTCCTCCACGTAACAGCTATGGCCGCCGTGGCCGCCTGCCGGGCGGTAGAGGCCACCGGCTGCCCCTCCCCCCGTATCAAGTGGACCAATGACCTCATCCTGGGCGAAAAAAAGCTGGGCGGGGTGCTCACCGAGTTCTCCTCGGGGGCGCTCATCGTGGGCGTAGGCATCAATGTCCACCACCGCCCGGAGGACTTTCCCCCTGACCTGGCCGGACTCGCCGCCTCTCTCCTCTCCGAGACTGGCCGCTCCCCTTCCCGCACCGACCTGGCCATCCGCCTGATGGAGGAGATATTCCGCCTTTCGGAGGGAATCTTGTCCCAAAAAGCAGCCTACCTTAGCCAGTATGAGGCGCTCTGTCTCACTGTGGGGCAGGACATCCTCCTCCACCGGAATGGGGAGAGCATCTCTGCCCACTGCACCGGACTGGACGAGAACGGCGCCCTTCTGATCCGATATTCCGACGGCAGAGAGGAAACCGTTTTCTCAGGCGATGTGAGCGTGCGGGGCATCAACAGCTATGTGTAATTTTCTATTTTGAAAGGAAAATGATTCTATGAAAACTGCCTGTGTCGTCCTGAAAATTGTAGGTCTTGCCCTGGCCGCTGTGTCGGCTGTCTGCTTTCTCGCGGGCTATTGGAAGGGAATCTTCACCAATGTCCCCCCCACTCCGACCGAGGTTGATGATTTTGACGCCTGGGCGCAGACATAAACGTAATAGGAGGTATGTTTCTATGAAGACAATCCGTTTTATCTTGAAAATCGCAGGCTTTTCCTTGGCCGTCCTGTCGGCGACCTGCCTTTTTGTGGGCTACTGGGACAAAATCGCCCGTGTCTTCCTCCGCATCAACGCCAAGATGACCGGCGTCCCCCTCATCCCTACCGAGTACGACGACTTTGAAACCCTTGCGTGAAAACAATCTACCTCATGAGCTATTTGCTACTTCCATTTTTAATTTACTTATGATATCATCTTAAATACCATATCATAAGATATCGGAAACTAGGAGTGATAAAGCATGATTGACATGCCAGAACTGCGCATAGGCCATCACACTGCGAAAGTCCCTATCGTTCAGGGTGGGATGGGGATCGGGGTTTCGCTGTCAGGACTTGCCTCGGCAGTTGCAAATCAAGGAGGGATCGGGGTCATTTCGGCTGCTTGTATTGGGTTTCGGGAGCCAGATTTTTATACTAATTTTTCAGAAGCAAACGTGAGAGCTCTGAGAAAAGAAATTAGGAAAACAAGAGCGTTATCCAAGGGTATTATTGGCGTAAACATTATGGTTGCTATGACAAATTTTGCTGATATGGTGAAAACATCCATTGAAGAGGGAATCGATATTATTTTTTCGGGAGCAGGACTTCCGCTTAACCTGCCGGAATTTTTGCATGGTAAAAGCAATACTAGGCTGGTTCCCATTGTATCATCCGGAAGAGCCGCCAAAATAATTACAAAAAAATGGATTGAAAAATATGAATATGCTCCCGATGCAATTGTTGTGGAGGGCCCCCTGGCAGGAGGACACCTCGGTTTCCTGCCAGAGCAGATTAGGGACCCGCAATATTCTCTGGAACATATTGTGGAAGACGTGATAAATGAAATCAAGCCGCTGGAAGCATCCTGCCAAAAGCAAGTTCCCGTGATTGCTGCCGGTGGAATTTATCATGGAGGAGATATTTACCGAATCATGTCCCTGGGAATTTCAGGCGTACAAATGGCAACCAGATTTGTTGCAACGGAGGAATGTGACGCCTCGCCAGCGTTCAAAAATCAATATGTCCATGCAAATAATGAAGCTATCAAGATTGTGAAAAGCCCTGTGGGAATGCCGGGAAGAGCCATCAGTAATTCATTCCTCAATGATGTGGAAGCCGGAAATACAAAGCCACGGCAATGCCCGTTTCATTGTATCAAAACCTGCAACTATCTGGAGAGTCCCTATTGCATTTCTCTCGCCCTAATCCATGCGCAGAAGGGACAAAGAGGCCTTGTGTTTGCAGGAGCAAATGCGTCAAGAATTCATGAAATCACGACAGTGAATCAACTCTTCGACCTTCTGAAAACGGAATATTCTGATTGCGCAATGCCATTACGAGACATCACCGCTCAGCACCCAACACTATAGAACCTAACCCTTAGGCTGATATAGGTACTCCCTAGAAATGGATTTCCTTTTTTAACAATAACGCCGTAAACGCTGATGCCCAATATTTAAGGCATAGTCTCCCATACTACTGTATCTTTTATCGTTTGTCTCTGCCCGCCACCACCCGGCACATCTTATGGTGTGGCAAGTGGAGGTGGTAAGTATGACCATGCAGGCCATTGTAATTGAAGTGCGGCGAGATCAGCTGCTTGTACTTGACTTTGACAGCCGGCGAAGAGTAATTGTAAATACGCCCCACGCACGTCGGTTCAGTCCCGGGAATATCGTCCGCATCCGATACAGCGGCATAATGACTATGAGTATCCTGCTGCAAATCTACGCAATCAGCATCTTTGCGCTGCCGCGGTTCGGTCCTCCGTGCCCCCGTTGCTAATAGCGCTCCTCACGCCGCCCCTTAACCGGGGCGGTTTTCCGTCAAGCCGTACTTTACCTAGGTTCCGCCTATAATCTCCTAAGTTTCCATACATTTGTACTTGAATAAATAGTTACATTTTGTTACTATTCGTTTGTCCGGTGAGGACAATACTTTTTAGGAGGTCACTGCTATGTTTTTCAATTTTGGTAACTTCAGCAACTGTTCCGAACTGTTAAAGTATCTTTTCCAGTACATCAGCACCAGCACCGGTAGCTGCCCGAATTCTTAAGTCTCAATACTTGCGGCTCCGCTCCGGCGGGGCTGCTTTTTTTATTTTGCTTTTCTCCCTGACCCCCCGGCCTCTTACAGGCCGCACGCTACTCGAAATTATTGCATATGGCGGTTTTTCGGTCAGGCAATAATTTCACAATGCCCAAAATCAATCTATAATGGCCGTCTATGCGTTGGCATGAAAAAAGTCCTGTATCCATTGAGAATACAGGACTTCCTCTTAGGCCAGCAGCCTTATAACAGTTGCTTTCTTTTATTAAAAAAGCCTTTATATGATAGATAGCAAGCCATAAATGAAGAAATGGCGGTCGTTGATAATAACATAAAGGTTACTATAATTTGATAACGAATGGCCTGTACAGGTGAAGTACCCGCGAGAATGAGTCCAGTCATCATACCCGGTAAAGAAACTATGCCCAATGTTTTGGCTGAATCAATTGTCGGAATCATCCCTGTGCGGATGGACCCGCGTATTATTTCTATAGACGATGGTAAAATATCTGCGCCAAGCGAAAGCTTTGTCTCTATCTCATCGCGCCTACTTTTAAAATCAGTGGATAATTGGTGATAACATAGACCAAGTGCAATCATTG contains the following coding sequences:
- a CDS encoding Transcriptional regulator, with the protein product MLDAFEEKLNLLLTDTYNNINKVEEETLRRSGIDASISEVHLIDALGRAEEATVSGVAASLGITMASVTVAVNKLVDRGMIIKEKNQEDRRSVRLTLTKEGVRVYRIHKYFHRKMVRAVFSGLDDREREIIYKGVDRLNEFFKESFDMEREEL
- the bioY gene encoding putative biotin transporter BioY (Evidence 3 : Function proposed based on presence of conserved amino acid motif, structural feature or limited homology), whose amino-acid sequence is MRARDLTLTALFAALTAAGAFVKIPTPISSFSLQFLATALAGILLGGRLGALSQAAYVALGLVGLPIFTAGGGPQYILHPTFGFLLGLIPSAFIVGKIAEKSKKKIRLTLACLAGLGVLYLVGLPYMGLVINLYLGRAMSLGQILWGGMVLFLPGDAIKITAAVLVGERLGGRLPREHREKGIDK
- a CDS encoding Biotin-(acetyl-CoA-carboxylase) ligase (fragment); this encodes MTSLFFRKEVFPILNHEALRAAMDALSWGGELHLLSNVDSTNNRAKLLARQGAPHGTAVLAEEQTAGRGRLGRSFTSPKGLGLYATFLLRPVQPLGQLLHVTAMAAVAACRAVEATGCPSPRIKWTNDLILGEKKLGGVLTEFSSGALIVGVGINVHHRPEDFPPDLAGLAASLLSETGRSPSRTDLAIRLMEEIFRLSEGILSQKAAYLSQYEALCLTVGQDILLHRNGESISAHCTGLDENGALLIRYSDGREETVFSGDVSVRGINSYV
- a CDS encoding exported hypothetical protein (Evidence 5 : No homology to any previously reported sequences) codes for the protein MKTIRFILKIAGFSLAVLSATCLFVGYWDKIARVFLRINAKMTGVPLIPTEYDDFETLA
- a CDS encoding 2-nitropropane dioxygenase NPD, producing the protein MIDMPELRIGHHTAKVPIVQGGMGIGVSLSGLASAVANQGGIGVISAACIGFREPDFYTNFSEANVRALRKEIRKTRALSKGIIGVNIMVAMTNFADMVKTSIEEGIDIIFSGAGLPLNLPEFLHGKSNTRLVPIVSSGRAAKIITKKWIEKYEYAPDAIVVEGPLAGGHLGFLPEQIRDPQYSLEHIVEDVINEIKPLEASCQKQVPVIAAGGIYHGGDIYRIMSLGISGVQMATRFVATEECDASPAFKNQYVHANNEAIKIVKSPVGMPGRAISNSFLNDVEAGNTKPRQCPFHCIKTCNYLESPYCISLALIHAQKGQRGLVFAGANASRIHEITTVNQLFDLLKTEYSDCAMPLRDITAQHPTL
- a CDS encoding hypothetical protein (Evidence 5 : No homology to any previously reported sequences), whose protein sequence is MTMQAIVIEVRRDQLLVLDFDSRRRVIVNTPHARRFSPGNIVRIRYSGIMTMSILLQIYAISIFALPRFGPPCPRC
- a CDS encoding putative permease of an ABC transporter (fragment) (Evidence 3 : Function proposed based on presence of conserved amino acid motif, structural feature or limited homology), coding for MIFNAAYNASKRGKEIKNGLLISFVSITAGTGLTLCVLVLSGAIEYQPTQVIPISGMIISNAMIALGLCYHQLSTDFKSRRDEIETKLSLGADILPSSIEIIRGSIRTGMIPTIDSAKTLGIVSLPGMMTGLILAGTSPVQAIRYQIIVTFMLLSTTAISSFMACYLSYKGFFNKRKQLL